A single genomic interval of Adhaeribacter pallidiroseus harbors:
- a CDS encoding DEAD/DEAH box helicase → MEEKENGPTITFDDFKLNRQLLNAVADAGYTVPTPVQQQTIPLITAGHDVMGIAQTGTGKTAAYVLPLLMKVKYAQGTHPRAVILSPTRELAMQIEESIRLLAKYTDLRFLAIYGGVGPKTQIEEIKKGIDILVATPGRLMEIYMKGDLILKELKTLVLDEADKMMDMGFMPQIRSILEVIPRKRQNLLFSATMHARIEKLSEEFLEFPVKVEVTPAATPVETVSQMLYQIPNLQTKLNMLHYLFRNEEIFTRVIIFTRSKKNAEVVAEFVNDSARGTVRVIHGNKGQNMRINAMEAFRSGEVRFLIATDVASRGIDITAVSHVINFDVPMIYEDYVHRIGRTGRAEQEGASITFATEAEIHHVREIEKIIKMQIPEASLPPEVEVAKTKFAESQEMALEVDKQKRRTDPDFKGAFHDKKQHLHEGVIDKRTGRPFEEKKPTKIRGFRRNKS, encoded by the coding sequence ATGGAAGAGAAAGAAAACGGGCCGACTATTACCTTCGACGATTTTAAACTTAACCGGCAGTTACTAAACGCCGTAGCCGATGCAGGTTATACCGTACCTACGCCGGTGCAACAGCAAACTATCCCCTTGATTACCGCCGGACACGACGTAATGGGCATAGCGCAAACCGGTACGGGTAAAACGGCCGCTTACGTACTTCCGCTTCTCATGAAAGTTAAATACGCGCAAGGCACCCACCCGCGGGCAGTAATTCTCTCTCCTACCCGCGAACTGGCCATGCAAATTGAAGAAAGTATCCGGCTATTGGCTAAGTACACCGATCTTCGGTTTCTGGCTATATACGGCGGCGTTGGCCCCAAAACCCAGATAGAGGAAATAAAAAAAGGAATTGATATTTTGGTGGCTACGCCGGGCCGGTTAATGGAAATTTACATGAAAGGCGATTTAATTTTAAAAGAATTGAAAACGTTGGTGCTCGACGAAGCTGATAAAATGATGGATATGGGCTTTATGCCGCAAATCCGCAGCATTCTGGAAGTAATTCCGCGCAAGCGCCAGAACTTGTTGTTTTCGGCTACCATGCACGCGCGCATTGAGAAGCTATCCGAAGAGTTTCTGGAGTTCCCGGTGAAGGTAGAAGTAACGCCCGCCGCTACTCCAGTGGAGACTGTATCGCAGATGCTGTATCAAATTCCCAATCTCCAGACTAAGTTAAATATGCTGCATTACTTATTTCGTAATGAGGAGATTTTTACCCGCGTGATTATTTTTACGCGCAGTAAAAAGAACGCGGAAGTAGTGGCCGAATTTGTAAACGACAGTGCCCGCGGCACGGTGCGGGTTATCCACGGCAATAAAGGCCAAAACATGCGCATTAACGCCATGGAAGCTTTCCGGAGCGGCGAAGTTCGTTTTTTAATTGCCACCGATGTTGCTTCGCGGGGCATTGATATTACCGCCGTGAGTCACGTTATAAATTTTGATGTGCCGATGATTTACGAGGATTACGTGCACCGCATTGGCCGTACCGGTCGGGCTGAGCAGGAAGGAGCTTCTATTACTTTTGCTACCGAAGCCGAAATCCATCACGTGCGGGAAATTGAAAAAATTATAAAAATGCAGATTCCGGAAGCCTCACTCCCGCCGGAAGTAGAAGTAGCTAAAACAAAGTTTGCCGAAAGCCAGGAAATGGCCTTGGAAGTAGATAAACAAAAACGCCGCACCGACCCTGACTTTAAAGGCGCCTTCCACGACAAAAAACAACACTTACACGAAGGCGTAATCGATAAGCGTACGGGCCGACCTTTCGAAGAGAAGAAACCCACTAAAATCCGGGGTTTCCGGAGAAATAAATCCTAA
- a CDS encoding dihydroorotase, which produces MKTFLIKNAQLVNEGQIYQADVFVKYGRIAQIATEINETADELIDATGQYLLPGVIDDQVHFRDPGLTHKADIYTESRAAVAGGVTSFMEMPNTVPNAITQELLEEKYALAAEKSLANYSFFMGATNDNLSEVLLTNPNTVCGIKIFMGSSTGNMLVDEQTTLEQIFEKAQLLIAVHCEDEQTIRDNLTLYEEKYGEAIPIQCHPEIRSEAACFKSSYLATKLAQKYGTRLHILHISTEEELALFQNDVPLAEKKITAEVCVHHLYFDKADYDTLGTQIKCNPAIKEARHKKALLEGLLDNRLDIIATDHAPHTWDEKQNIYKKSPSGVPLVQHSLQTMLEFYRAGQISLERIVEKMSHAPAICFQVRHRGFIREGYFADLVLVDLNQTQTVSKENIYYKCQWSPFEGKTFHSTITHSFVSGHLAFANGQFNEAKWGERLLFDR; this is translated from the coding sequence ATGAAAACCTTTCTGATTAAAAATGCGCAGCTTGTAAACGAAGGTCAGATTTATCAGGCCGATGTGTTTGTGAAATACGGTCGGATTGCCCAAATAGCCACCGAAATAAACGAGACCGCCGATGAACTTATAGATGCTACCGGCCAGTATTTACTACCCGGCGTAATCGACGACCAGGTACATTTCCGGGACCCGGGCTTAACGCATAAAGCCGATATCTATACCGAATCGCGGGCGGCTGTGGCGGGTGGCGTTACATCATTTATGGAAATGCCCAACACAGTACCCAATGCCATTACGCAGGAGTTACTGGAAGAAAAATACGCTTTAGCTGCCGAAAAATCGCTGGCCAACTATTCTTTTTTTATGGGGGCCACCAACGATAACCTGTCCGAAGTGTTACTGACCAACCCCAACACCGTTTGCGGGATCAAAATATTTATGGGTTCGTCCACGGGTAATATGCTCGTAGATGAACAAACCACCCTGGAGCAAATTTTTGAAAAAGCCCAATTATTGATTGCCGTACACTGCGAAGACGAGCAAACCATCCGGGATAACCTGACTTTGTACGAAGAAAAGTACGGCGAGGCCATTCCGATCCAGTGCCATCCGGAAATAAGGAGCGAAGCGGCTTGTTTTAAATCGTCTTACCTGGCTACGAAACTGGCCCAGAAGTACGGAACGCGTTTGCATATTCTGCATATTTCCACGGAAGAAGAACTGGCATTATTTCAAAACGATGTTCCCTTAGCCGAGAAAAAAATTACCGCCGAAGTGTGCGTGCATCATTTGTATTTTGATAAAGCGGATTACGACACTTTAGGTACACAAATAAAATGCAACCCGGCCATAAAAGAAGCTCGTCACAAAAAAGCATTATTGGAAGGTTTACTGGATAATCGCCTGGATATTATTGCCACCGACCATGCCCCGCACACCTGGGACGAAAAGCAAAATATTTACAAAAAATCACCTTCGGGGGTGCCTTTGGTGCAGCACTCTTTACAAACCATGCTGGAGTTTTACCGCGCCGGCCAAATAAGTTTAGAGCGTATAGTAGAAAAAATGAGCCACGCGCCGGCCATTTGTTTTCAGGTACGGCACCGGGGCTTTATCCGGGAAGGTTATTTTGCCGATTTAGTGCTGGTAGATTTAAATCAAACGCAAACGGTAAGCAAAGAGAACATTTATTATAAATGCCAATGGTCGCCGTTTGAAGGCAAAACGTTTCATTCTACCATCACGCACAGCTTTGTTTCGGGGCATTTGGCTTTTGCTAATGGTCAGTTTAACGAGGCAAAATGGGGAGAACGCCTGTTGTTCGACCGGTAA
- a CDS encoding FKBP-type peptidyl-prolyl cis-trans isomerase, protein MSLQNNKEKVSYIIGRDMAANFQKQGLAIDPEIFLLGFKEATAGQKSQLSPDEAQSAMMELQQLMASRQNAGDGRQGEINQQEGAAFLAENKNKAGVVALPSGLQYQVLNEGSGKSPSKNDSVTTHYHGTLLDGTVFDSSYERGEPATFPVNGVIAGWTEALQKMKEGDKWRLFIPSNLAYGTRGAGGDIGPNAALIFDVELLSVN, encoded by the coding sequence ATGAGTTTACAAAACAATAAAGAGAAAGTCAGTTATATTATTGGCCGCGATATGGCTGCCAACTTCCAGAAACAAGGTTTAGCAATAGACCCGGAAATATTTTTACTGGGATTTAAAGAAGCTACTGCCGGTCAAAAATCGCAACTTAGCCCCGATGAGGCCCAATCGGCCATGATGGAGTTACAACAATTAATGGCCAGCCGCCAAAACGCAGGAGATGGCCGGCAAGGTGAAATAAACCAGCAAGAAGGAGCCGCTTTTTTAGCGGAAAATAAAAACAAAGCCGGAGTGGTGGCCTTACCCAGCGGTTTACAGTACCAGGTACTAAATGAAGGCTCTGGTAAATCACCTTCTAAAAATGATTCGGTAACTACGCATTACCACGGTACTTTGCTGGACGGCACTGTTTTCGACTCATCGTACGAGCGCGGCGAACCGGCTACCTTCCCGGTAAACGGTGTAATTGCCGGCTGGACGGAAGCCTTGCAAAAAATGAAAGAAGGTGATAAGTGGCGGCTGTTTATTCCGTCCAATCTGGCTTATGGCACCCGGGGCGCCGGTGGCGATATTGGCCCAAACGCTGCGCTAATTTTTGATGTAGAACTGTTATCCGTGAATTAA
- a CDS encoding TetR/AcrR family transcriptional regulator, whose product MKQDKKDYILEVAERVFGELGYEGASTRHLATEAGVNMAMLNYYFGSKDGLLKAVLERRINFLRQALLAIKEKPISSWEKLMQAVDIYLERVLVNSGFHRLIQRELSLNQRPEIIQTITDQVLQNINALKAIIQEGIDNDSFRAVDVEMLIASILGTKYYISNSSHISSQLLQVDLNGPDLTEKLKPRIKHFLQDFLQAYLLKK is encoded by the coding sequence TTGAAGCAAGATAAGAAAGATTATATCCTGGAGGTGGCCGAAAGAGTATTTGGGGAGTTAGGATACGAAGGAGCTTCTACCCGCCACTTAGCTACCGAAGCCGGAGTAAATATGGCCATGCTTAATTATTATTTCGGATCTAAAGATGGGTTATTAAAAGCAGTGCTGGAACGGCGCATAAATTTTTTGCGGCAAGCCTTACTGGCTATAAAAGAAAAACCAATTTCTTCCTGGGAGAAACTAATGCAAGCCGTTGATATTTACTTGGAGCGCGTATTAGTTAACAGCGGGTTTCACCGGTTAATTCAACGCGAACTTTCTTTGAACCAACGCCCGGAAATTATTCAAACCATAACCGACCAGGTACTGCAGAATATAAATGCCTTAAAAGCAATCATTCAGGAAGGAATTGATAACGATTCTTTTCGAGCAGTAGACGTGGAAATGTTGATTGCCAGCATTTTAGGCACAAAATACTATATCTCCAACTCGTCGCATATTTCTTCGCAACTGTTACAAGTAGACCTAAATGGTCCGGACTTAACGGAAAAATTAAAGCCCCGCATTAAACATTTTCTACAAGATTTTTTACAAGCTTACTTATTAAAAAAATGA
- a CDS encoding TolC family protein has protein sequence MKLKFLCLPEWKQAFWYRRLVVIILLSGYALVAPAQNAQVISLSQAVDLGVRNSKNLKLAQSRIDQAISRYNQAQDSRLPTGSVSYTYNHAEILTNKLQLTPEADPFYLPKHADAAIGTAGLQEIIFAGNKLRYARESTQVLTDIARLDAEKDQEEIVYNITNAYYNLYKLQQSKKVVDQNLQAIDRQIKQAQRFFEQGIVTRNDVLRFQLQRSNVELSAVDLETNRKIVVYNLNILLGLPENTDLQTEQLPAYNRQTPALNTFMESALANRQELKSLALNGQMAELNIKSLKADVQPTVLVGANAYYLNLKGPFLPKANSFLTPLTASATIAWNFDNLWLNKNKVSEARIQKTQTDISRDLVTDQVKTEVNQNYQNYAKALERIRILETAIVQAQENDRTTASQYQNKVATATERVDAQTELFQAQINLELARADAEIAYYTLLKSTGKISQK, from the coding sequence ATGAAGTTAAAATTTCTCTGTTTGCCCGAGTGGAAACAAGCTTTCTGGTACCGCCGGCTGGTAGTGATAATCCTATTAAGTGGATACGCTTTGGTAGCGCCTGCCCAAAATGCTCAAGTAATTTCTTTATCCCAAGCAGTTGACTTAGGCGTGCGCAACAGCAAAAATTTAAAATTAGCGCAGTCCAGAATAGATCAGGCTATTTCGCGGTACAACCAGGCTCAAGATAGTCGGCTACCGACCGGTAGCGTGAGTTACACGTACAATCATGCCGAAATTCTGACGAACAAGTTACAATTAACGCCCGAAGCAGATCCGTTTTATTTACCCAAACACGCCGATGCCGCTATTGGTACCGCTGGTTTACAGGAAATTATTTTTGCGGGTAATAAACTACGCTACGCCCGCGAAAGTACCCAAGTCCTCACCGATATCGCCCGTTTGGATGCGGAAAAAGACCAAGAAGAAATTGTTTACAATATTACCAATGCTTATTATAACTTATACAAGCTGCAGCAAAGTAAGAAAGTAGTTGACCAAAATCTGCAAGCCATTGACCGGCAAATAAAGCAAGCACAACGGTTCTTCGAACAAGGTATTGTTACCCGAAATGATGTGCTGCGCTTTCAGTTGCAACGCAGCAATGTAGAGCTTTCGGCGGTAGATTTAGAAACAAACCGCAAGATTGTAGTTTACAACTTAAATATTTTGTTGGGCTTGCCCGAAAACACGGATTTGCAAACCGAACAATTGCCTGCTTATAATAGGCAAACGCCGGCCTTAAATACCTTTATGGAATCGGCTTTGGCCAACCGTCAGGAACTAAAATCCTTGGCTTTAAACGGTCAGATGGCCGAATTAAATATTAAATCTTTAAAAGCGGATGTGCAGCCAACGGTGTTGGTCGGAGCGAATGCGTATTACTTAAATCTAAAAGGGCCGTTTTTACCAAAAGCCAACAGTTTTTTAACTCCTTTAACCGCCAGTGCTACCATTGCCTGGAACTTTGATAACCTGTGGCTAAACAAAAATAAAGTGAGCGAAGCCCGGATTCAGAAAACGCAAACAGATATCAGCCGGGATTTGGTTACCGACCAGGTGAAAACCGAAGTAAACCAGAATTACCAAAACTACGCGAAAGCCCTGGAACGCATCCGGATTCTGGAAACTGCCATTGTTCAGGCGCAGGAAAATGACCGTACCACGGCCTCGCAGTACCAGAATAAAGTAGCCACGGCTACCGAACGGGTAGATGCCCAAACCGAATTGTTTCAGGCCCAAATTAACTTAGAACTGGCCCGCGCCGACGCCGAAATCGCTTATTATACCTTATTAAAATCAACCGGAAAAATCTCGCAAAAATAA
- a CDS encoding HlyD family secretion protein: protein METVVIEKKKKKKSNKVIPIILGLVLLGGAIFGIREYLYFSKHVDTDDAQIDGDISPVVARVGGYVEEINFEENQPVKQGQVVVKLDDRDLRIRLEQAEAARRGTSANINVSQAQITATAANLTSAKANIQAAQARLWKATQDYKRYANLIQDGSITQQQFDQAVAERDASAANLEAAQGQYQAASQQVGTTRSQLAATSTGIDQRQADIDFAKLQLSYAQVTAPASGIASKKNVQKGQLVQPGQSLFSIVNENSLFVTANFKETQLEKLRSGQKVNIEVDAFPEEKVMGEIYNFSPATGAKFSLLPPDNATGNFVKVVQRVPVKIKINTRKEIMDQLRPGMSVRVSVITQE from the coding sequence ATGGAGACAGTAGTAATCGAAAAAAAGAAGAAGAAAAAATCAAATAAAGTTATCCCGATCATTTTGGGATTAGTGCTTTTGGGCGGGGCTATTTTCGGCATCCGGGAGTACTTATACTTTAGCAAACACGTGGATACCGACGATGCCCAGATTGATGGCGATATTAGTCCGGTAGTAGCCCGGGTGGGTGGGTACGTGGAAGAAATTAATTTTGAAGAAAACCAACCGGTAAAGCAAGGTCAGGTGGTTGTAAAGTTAGATGACCGGGATTTACGCATTCGGTTAGAACAAGCCGAAGCTGCCCGCCGGGGTACCAGCGCGAATATCAACGTATCGCAGGCGCAGATTACCGCCACTGCCGCTAACCTTACCAGTGCTAAAGCCAATATTCAAGCGGCTCAGGCCCGACTCTGGAAAGCAACCCAAGATTATAAGCGTTACGCCAACTTAATACAAGATGGTTCTATCACCCAGCAGCAGTTCGACCAGGCCGTTGCCGAACGCGATGCTTCGGCGGCAAACCTGGAAGCTGCCCAAGGACAATACCAGGCTGCCAGCCAGCAGGTAGGTACCACGCGTTCGCAGTTAGCCGCCACCTCTACGGGCATCGATCAGCGGCAAGCCGATATTGATTTTGCGAAACTGCAACTTTCTTACGCGCAGGTTACCGCGCCTGCTTCGGGGATTGCTTCTAAAAAGAATGTGCAGAAAGGCCAGTTAGTACAACCCGGACAAAGCTTATTTTCGATTGTGAACGAGAATAGTTTATTCGTTACGGCTAATTTTAAAGAAACCCAACTTGAGAAATTGCGCTCTGGCCAAAAAGTAAACATTGAGGTAGATGCTTTTCCGGAAGAAAAAGTAATGGGCGAAATTTATAATTTTTCGCCGGCTACCGGCGCTAAATTTTCGTTATTACCGCCCGATAATGCTACTGGTAACTTCGTGAAAGTAGTGCAGCGGGTGCCCGTTAAAATTAAAATAAATACCCGTAAAGAAATCATGGATCAATTACGGCCCGGTATGAGCGTGCGGGTTTCGGTTATTACGCAGGAATAA
- a CDS encoding DHA2 family efflux MFS transporter permease subunit, translated as MAETGLKKWVITITVITASLLELIDTTIVNVSIPQMQGNLGATLEDIAWITTGYGVANVIILPMSGWLGGYFGRKNYFLGSIILFTIASFLCGNATTLEELIAFRILQGIAGGGLISTAQAILLETWPPEQVGTATALFGLGAVVGPTIGPTIGGYITDNFAWPWIFYVNIPVGAIAAFATYSFVRETPREGKGNPIDWWGIALLATAVGSLQTVLEKGESEDWFATPYIIVLTVTSVIGTILFVWREKVTKHPIVNFKIMRHRSFSVGMFTSFVLGLGLYGSMFVFPVFCQSLLGFTAQQTGELLLPGGLFTIVMMPFVGRMLQRGVPAQFMATVGMFLFFVFSQMLIKSTLVSGTHDFFWPLAIRGVGMALLFVPLTTLAIQDLKGKELGQGTGLNNMMRQLGGSFGIALLTTLIHVRSGIHRNDLLVNINEYNPAFLQRFQGLMQTFIAKGYSMLDAKTAAYRAIEGTVIKQTMLLSYTDAYWISGMIMLCSIPLLYLQKFKKNVQLPVDAH; from the coding sequence ATGGCAGAAACCGGATTAAAAAAGTGGGTAATTACCATAACGGTAATTACCGCTTCTTTGCTCGAGCTGATTGATACCACCATCGTGAACGTATCGATTCCGCAGATGCAGGGAAATTTAGGCGCTACCCTCGAAGATATAGCCTGGATTACCACGGGTTACGGAGTAGCCAACGTGATTATTTTACCGATGTCGGGTTGGTTAGGCGGATATTTTGGCCGGAAGAATTATTTTTTAGGTTCTATTATCTTATTTACCATTGCCTCTTTTCTGTGCGGTAACGCTACTACTTTAGAGGAATTGATTGCCTTCCGGATTCTGCAAGGGATAGCGGGGGGAGGGTTAATCTCCACAGCGCAAGCTATCTTACTCGAAACCTGGCCCCCGGAACAAGTGGGCACGGCCACGGCTTTATTTGGTTTAGGCGCGGTAGTGGGCCCAACCATTGGCCCGACTATAGGCGGCTACATTACCGATAATTTTGCCTGGCCCTGGATTTTTTACGTGAATATACCGGTGGGAGCTATTGCGGCTTTTGCTACCTATTCCTTTGTGCGCGAAACACCGCGCGAAGGAAAAGGAAATCCGATTGATTGGTGGGGCATTGCCTTATTAGCCACAGCGGTAGGCAGCTTACAAACCGTACTGGAAAAAGGCGAATCCGAAGATTGGTTTGCCACACCTTACATCATTGTTTTAACCGTTACTTCGGTAATTGGGACCATTTTGTTCGTGTGGCGCGAAAAAGTTACCAAGCACCCGATTGTAAATTTTAAAATTATGCGCCACCGGAGCTTTAGTGTGGGCATGTTTACCTCGTTTGTGCTGGGTTTAGGTTTGTACGGTTCTATGTTTGTGTTCCCGGTATTTTGCCAAAGCTTATTAGGTTTTACGGCGCAGCAAACCGGTGAATTACTTTTACCCGGCGGGTTATTTACCATTGTAATGATGCCTTTTGTGGGCAGAATGCTGCAACGCGGCGTACCGGCGCAGTTTATGGCTACCGTAGGCATGTTCTTGTTTTTTGTATTTTCGCAGATGCTGATTAAATCTACCTTAGTGAGCGGTACTCACGATTTCTTCTGGCCTTTAGCCATTAGGGGAGTAGGTATGGCCTTGTTATTCGTACCGCTTACTACCTTGGCTATTCAGGATTTAAAAGGCAAAGAACTAGGGCAAGGTACCGGATTAAACAACATGATGCGGCAATTAGGCGGTTCATTCGGTATAGCCTTGCTGACTACTTTAATTCACGTGCGTTCCGGTATCCACCGCAACGACTTGCTGGTAAATATTAATGAGTACAATCCGGCCTTTTTGCAACGGTTTCAGGGTTTAATGCAAACTTTTATTGCCAAAGGGTACTCGATGCTGGATGCGAAAACCGCCGCGTACCGCGCCATAGAAGGTACGGTTATTAAACAAACCATGTTGTTGTCTTACACAGATGCTTACTGGATTTCCGGTATGATTATGTTGTGCTCCATACCGTTATTGTATCTGCAAAAATTTAAGAAAAACGTGCAGTTACCCGTTGATGCCCATTAA
- the rfaD gene encoding ADP-glyceromanno-heptose 6-epimerase, which produces MIIVTGAAGFIGSCLVSRLNADNFNDIIVVDNFSTAKKENNLHGKKIKRYVDRNDFFDWLTENYEEVEFIFHLGARTDTTEINKDIFDLLNLNYSKKIWEACCEYQIPLVYASSAATYGAGKLGYDDDEAILPLLNPLNAYGDSKHEFDKWVLQQTAKPFFWAGLKFFNVYGPNEYHKGRMASVIYHAFNQINDNGRLKLFRSHHPDFKDGEQKRDFVYVKDVVEVCYFLMHLRQHSGIYNLGSGQARTFMDLAFNTFTAMNQEINIDFVDTPLVIRDNYQYFTEANMQKLKNIGFTRPFYTLEEGITDYVQQYLNPNKYL; this is translated from the coding sequence ATGATAATAGTAACCGGGGCCGCAGGTTTTATAGGTTCATGTCTGGTAAGCAGGCTCAATGCCGATAATTTTAACGATATTATCGTGGTGGATAATTTTTCGACTGCGAAAAAAGAAAACAACCTGCACGGAAAAAAAATTAAACGGTACGTAGATCGTAATGATTTTTTTGATTGGTTAACGGAGAACTACGAAGAAGTAGAGTTTATTTTTCACCTGGGCGCCCGCACCGATACCACCGAAATTAACAAAGATATTTTTGATTTACTCAATTTAAACTATTCTAAAAAAATATGGGAAGCTTGTTGCGAGTATCAGATTCCTTTGGTGTATGCCTCCTCGGCGGCTACTTACGGCGCCGGTAAATTAGGCTACGACGACGACGAAGCTATACTGCCTTTGTTAAACCCCTTGAATGCATACGGAGATTCCAAGCACGAATTTGATAAATGGGTGTTGCAGCAAACGGCCAAACCATTTTTCTGGGCCGGTTTAAAGTTCTTTAACGTGTACGGCCCCAACGAGTACCACAAAGGCCGGATGGCTTCGGTGATTTATCACGCTTTTAACCAGATCAACGATAATGGCCGGTTAAAGCTTTTCCGGTCCCACCATCCGGATTTTAAAGACGGGGAGCAAAAGCGGGATTTTGTGTATGTAAAAGACGTGGTAGAAGTGTGTTATTTCCTGATGCATTTACGCCAGCACTCCGGTATTTATAATTTAGGCAGCGGCCAGGCTCGGACCTTTATGGATTTAGCTTTTAACACCTTTACGGCCATGAACCAGGAAATTAACATTGATTTTGTAGATACGCCGCTAGTGATCCGCGACAATTATCAATATTTTACCGAGGCGAACATGCAAAAATTAAAAAATATCGGCTTTACCCGCCCTTTCTACACTTTGGAAGAAGGCATAACGGATTACGTACAACAATACCTAAACCCGAATAAATATTTATAA
- a CDS encoding ABC transporter substrate-binding protein: MIFIVSFGVTSCQAGGEKKQLISGVEFIAVTDDLGRNLKIPRYPKRVMALAPSTTEMLFAVCDESQIIARTQNCDFPARAKSKPVVNNYPMDYETLVKLKPDLIFTVHGITPPEVAARIQELGIPVYFQTFEKIEDIFDRLQDIGRIVHRDAYAQFYSDSLKQQLKTITARKLKQVPKLKVLAITWNDPIYVYGRNTLFTDKLRLIGADNAVPEKMAQPYPALTREYILKINPDVIIGGTFGKMDSTFFKQYPELKRITAYQTQRIYAATDDLMSRPSPRVVESVRELQSIIRP; encoded by the coding sequence TTGATTTTTATTGTAAGTTTCGGCGTTACCAGTTGCCAAGCAGGGGGAGAAAAAAAGCAATTAATTTCCGGGGTAGAGTTTATTGCTGTAACCGATGATCTGGGCCGAAATTTAAAAATTCCCCGGTACCCGAAGCGCGTGATGGCACTGGCACCTTCCACTACCGAAATGCTCTTTGCCGTTTGCGACGAAAGCCAGATTATAGCCCGCACGCAAAACTGCGATTTCCCGGCGCGGGCAAAAAGTAAACCAGTAGTAAACAATTACCCCATGGATTATGAAACCTTGGTAAAGTTAAAGCCGGATTTAATTTTTACCGTGCACGGCATTACTCCTCCGGAAGTAGCGGCCCGTATCCAGGAATTGGGTATACCGGTATATTTTCAGACTTTCGAAAAAATAGAGGATATTTTTGACCGGTTACAAGATATCGGGCGTATTGTTCACCGCGATGCGTATGCCCAATTTTACAGCGATTCGCTTAAACAACAGCTGAAAACCATTACGGCCCGTAAGTTAAAGCAGGTTCCGAAGTTAAAAGTATTGGCTATTACCTGGAACGACCCGATTTACGTGTACGGCCGGAATACCCTGTTTACCGATAAACTGCGGTTAATTGGAGCCGATAATGCCGTGCCCGAAAAAATGGCGCAGCCTTATCCTGCTTTAACCCGTGAGTATATTTTAAAAATAAACCCGGATGTAATCATAGGCGGTACCTTCGGGAAAATGGACAGCACCTTTTTTAAACAATATCCGGAATTAAAACGCATAACCGCTTACCAAACCCAGCGCATTTATGCGGCCACCGATGATTTAATGTCCCGACCCAGTCCCCGGGTGGTAGAGTCGGTACGCGAACTGCAATCGATTATCAGACCTTGA
- a CDS encoding FecCD family ABC transporter permease — MIKQLSIYFLLCILLVAGVGAGLLVGSFSTSLTDVRDAIWAYDAGNATHFAIVQLRLPRLALALLVGGSLSFCGYLMQAMVNNPLADPYILGTASGASLGASLSISGLLATTWGAIYLPPFFALIGAFGVTLLVIALGYRKGQIIPAQLLLAGIAVSSLLTALVSLFTFLSGSESHIKSILFWSMGDFGRANWEFLPYPAVALGLSLLLFQFQVKELNALLLGSERAQTLGVHVVRTRWLILITVAVLCGFSVALAGSVGFVGIIIPHVTRALLGITYKNNLLVCAWLGGIFMVGCDILSRFIYPPAGLPISIITSFFGVPFFVYLLLKKQYYFS, encoded by the coding sequence TTGATCAAGCAACTCAGCATTTACTTTTTATTGTGTATTTTACTAGTAGCTGGGGTAGGAGCCGGCTTACTGGTTGGTAGCTTTTCCACTTCACTTACCGATGTACGGGATGCTATTTGGGCCTACGATGCTGGCAACGCCACCCATTTTGCGATTGTGCAACTACGATTACCGCGCTTAGCTTTGGCTTTGCTCGTGGGCGGCTCCTTATCGTTTTGCGGTTATCTCATGCAGGCCATGGTAAATAATCCTTTAGCCGATCCTTATATCTTGGGTACGGCTTCTGGTGCTTCGCTGGGAGCTTCCTTGAGTATTTCCGGCCTGTTGGCTACTACCTGGGGCGCTATCTACTTACCCCCGTTTTTTGCCTTAATTGGAGCTTTTGGCGTTACACTTTTAGTGATTGCTTTAGGTTACCGCAAAGGCCAGATTATACCGGCGCAGTTATTATTGGCCGGCATTGCCGTTAGTTCTTTGTTAACGGCCCTGGTAAGTTTATTTACTTTTCTGTCCGGTTCCGAAAGCCACATAAAGTCTATTCTATTCTGGTCGATGGGCGACTTCGGTCGGGCCAACTGGGAGTTTTTACCTTATCCGGCGGTTGCTTTAGGTTTAAGTTTGTTGTTGTTCCAGTTTCAGGTAAAAGAATTAAATGCTTTGTTATTAGGTTCAGAACGGGCGCAAACCTTAGGCGTGCACGTTGTTCGTACGCGTTGGCTTATTTTAATTACGGTAGCGGTGCTCTGCGGCTTTTCGGTAGCTTTAGCTGGTTCGGTGGGTTTTGTGGGAATTATCATACCGCATGTAACGCGGGCTTTATTAGGAATTACTTACAAGAATAACCTGCTGGTTTGTGCCTGGTTAGGCGGCATATTTATGGTTGGTTGCGATATTTTGTCCCGTTTTATTTATCCACCCGCTGGTTTACCAATTAGTATTATTACTTCGTTCTTTGGGGTACCTTTTTTCGTATATTTGCTCCTGAAAAAGCAATATTATTTTAGCTGA